A part of Bacteroidia bacterium genomic DNA contains:
- a CDS encoding RNA polymerase sigma factor, whose product MKKNLKNQRLFEDVYEKHKDRIYRLCCILVQDRTQADDLYQEVLINIWKGIAQFQGNAKMETWIYRVVLNASINFNLKQKRQSEKTAYLKELPETISPENGQAEVLLEKIGLLKSADRALIGLYLEGYAYKEIAEILGMTTTHVGVKISRIKTQLKSIWNTTM is encoded by the coding sequence TTGAAAAAAAACTTGAAGAACCAACGGCTGTTTGAAGACGTGTATGAAAAACATAAGGACAGGATTTACCGCTTGTGCTGTATTCTGGTGCAGGATCGTACACAAGCAGACGACCTGTATCAGGAAGTGCTGATTAATATCTGGAAGGGAATTGCTCAGTTTCAGGGAAATGCAAAAATGGAAACCTGGATTTACCGGGTGGTTTTGAACGCCTCCATTAACTTCAATCTAAAACAAAAAAGACAAAGCGAAAAGACAGCGTATTTAAAAGAATTACCTGAAACAATTTCTCCGGAAAATGGCCAGGCAGAGGTATTACTGGAAAAAATCGGCCTGCTCAAAAGTGCAGACAGAGCCCTTATCGGATTGTATCTGGAAGGATATGCATACAAAGAAATCGCAGAAATTCTGGGAATGACTACCACACATGTAGGCGTAAAAATCAGCAGAATCAAAACACAATTAAAATCTATTTGGAACACAACAATGTAA
- a CDS encoding alpha/beta hydrolase has product MLSTLINPTKATILVTLFVLSASAIAQDGTIYPLERPAEPKAILLGTGGVDDQPAPETWFRQWGDPMARNISTATLTPFLPEPGKANGAAVIVAPGGGFMWLSMGNEGWEVAEALAKQGIAAFVLKYRLHPTQESLEDFAAWMNRPRPAPAAPSDSSRNNTPPRPPQRDLSNQLEDAEAAYAMILKRAKEWGVDTTRIGMIGFSAGAGLTMHATLHSKTMDLAFIGPIYGGMGPVEVPKNAPPMFNVIASDDFLFRGQFGVIDSWFKAGIPVEFHLYQNGGHGFGLGNPNRTSNRWFDAFIHWLDVNKFLAAGTGE; this is encoded by the coding sequence ATGCTATCTACACTCATCAATCCAACCAAAGCGACCATTTTGGTCACCTTATTCGTTCTGTCTGCATCAGCAATAGCGCAAGACGGTACGATTTATCCACTCGAAAGACCTGCCGAGCCGAAAGCCATTTTACTTGGCACAGGCGGCGTCGATGACCAGCCCGCACCTGAGACCTGGTTTCGCCAATGGGGAGACCCGATGGCGCGCAACATTTCCACCGCAACGCTTACTCCCTTTCTGCCCGAACCCGGCAAGGCAAACGGCGCAGCCGTGATTGTGGCGCCTGGAGGCGGCTTCATGTGGCTTTCTATGGGCAACGAGGGATGGGAAGTCGCAGAGGCACTCGCAAAGCAGGGCATTGCTGCTTTTGTGCTTAAGTACCGGCTTCACCCTACTCAGGAGTCGCTTGAAGACTTCGCGGCATGGATGAATCGCCCTCGCCCGGCTCCCGCTGCGCCTTCCGACTCTTCCCGAAATAACACACCGCCACGTCCGCCGCAGCGCGACCTGTCCAACCAGCTCGAAGACGCTGAGGCCGCCTACGCCATGATCCTCAAACGTGCGAAGGAGTGGGGCGTAGATACGACCAGAATTGGCATGATTGGTTTCTCTGCGGGCGCAGGCCTCACCATGCATGCAACCCTCCACTCGAAGACTATGGATCTGGCCTTTATTGGTCCGATTTATGGCGGAATGGGCCCGGTAGAGGTGCCGAAAAACGCGCCGCCCATGTTCAATGTTATCGCTAGCGATGATTTTCTCTTTCGCGGGCAGTTTGGGGTGATTGACTCATGGTTTAAAGCGGGAATTCCTGTCGAATTTCACTTGTATCAGAATGGTGGACATGGTTTTGGTCTCGGGAATCCCAACCGAACCAGCAACCGCTGGTTTGACGCTTTCATTCACTGGCTGGATGTGAACAAATTTCTTGCCGCCGGGACGGGAGAGTGA
- a CDS encoding outer membrane beta-barrel family protein: MQKIIISLAVFLIAATAPAYSQQISVTISGIVKNQTDKSPLAFSNILLKNAKDSAFVTGTVSDEDGRFTLTKVSPGNYFLEISAIGFSPAHQPLFVGSLSNFLDITTIELEEKAVTLNEVEITGKQDEVSSRMDKKTFSVDDNISQSGGSVLQAMQNLPGVTVQDGKVLLRGNDKVTVLMDGKQTALTGFGNQTGLDNIPASNIEKIEIINNPSAKFDANGNAGIINIIYKKNKQEGFNGKAGFITGLGALWEKRANLPTIRPQYQMTPKINPSLSLNYRKNNVNVFFQGDYLYTETLNKNEFVTRTYDDGTVINQQTKRNRNTHFITTKAGADWNLNAQNTLTVSGLFGIEKIIDRGDEPFFNGDLSERYRLWQFLEDELKTTVVGSAVYQHKFKQPGHVLNTGFNYTFHREDEKYFFDNILPTFTGKDAFKLISDEHVADFNIDYIKPLKYGRFEGGFKFRRRGIPTNMQFIPGINSPLDTTAGGWATYNETIPALYGNYIFENQKVEAEVGLRLEYVGLQYDVNPDHSTYKSDGYNYTQPFPNVRLAYKIDDHNKLSLFYNRRVDRPNEVDIRIFPKYDDAEIIKVGNPALSPQFTHSFELGYKTGWESGYFYAAAFHRFTDGTITRIASTVPGSNLIYAIFQNAGRSYNTGVEMVLAQDVAPWYSFNLNLTAYRNQIDAFTVENLYPAPNTFTAEKQEIISGNAKLNNILHLPGRVDLQISAVYLAPDLIPQGKIDARFSLDAGIKKSLQKGKSEFILNATDLLNTMVVRKEIQGAGFSYISSDYYETQVIRIGYNVKF, translated from the coding sequence ATGCAAAAAATAATTATTTCCCTGGCTGTTTTCTTAATCGCAGCGACCGCTCCGGCTTATTCACAGCAGATTAGCGTTACTATTTCAGGCATAGTCAAAAATCAAACCGACAAAAGCCCACTCGCATTTTCGAATATATTGCTCAAAAACGCGAAAGACTCCGCCTTTGTCACGGGTACCGTCAGCGATGAAGACGGCCGCTTTACCCTTACCAAAGTAAGTCCGGGCAACTACTTCCTCGAAATTTCGGCCATTGGCTTTTCCCCAGCCCATCAACCGTTGTTTGTAGGATCACTTTCCAATTTTCTGGACATCACAACCATTGAGCTCGAAGAAAAAGCCGTAACCCTCAACGAAGTCGAAATAACAGGTAAACAGGATGAGGTCAGCAGCCGGATGGATAAGAAAACTTTTTCTGTAGATGACAATATCAGCCAGAGCGGGGGGTCTGTTCTTCAGGCTATGCAAAACCTTCCGGGAGTTACTGTACAAGACGGGAAAGTGCTTCTCCGGGGCAATGACAAGGTTACCGTACTCATGGATGGGAAACAAACTGCCCTCACTGGCTTTGGCAACCAGACAGGCCTCGACAATATTCCTGCTTCCAACATTGAGAAAATTGAAATCATCAACAACCCTTCCGCCAAATTTGATGCAAACGGCAATGCCGGAATTATCAATATCATCTATAAGAAAAATAAACAGGAGGGGTTTAACGGGAAAGCAGGGTTTATAACCGGTCTGGGGGCCTTATGGGAAAAAAGAGCAAATCTTCCCACCATTCGCCCGCAATATCAGATGACGCCCAAAATCAATCCGTCGCTTTCGCTCAACTACCGGAAAAATAACGTGAATGTCTTTTTCCAGGGCGACTATCTATACACAGAAACCCTCAACAAAAACGAATTTGTAACCAGAACCTACGATGACGGTACGGTCATCAACCAGCAAACCAAGCGAAACCGCAATACGCATTTTATCACGACAAAAGCGGGGGCTGACTGGAATCTCAATGCCCAAAATACCCTCACGGTTTCGGGCCTGTTTGGGATCGAAAAAATTATTGACCGGGGAGACGAGCCCTTTTTCAACGGAGATCTTTCGGAGCGCTACCGCCTATGGCAATTTCTGGAAGACGAGTTGAAGACAACGGTGGTCGGCTCGGCTGTGTACCAGCACAAGTTCAAACAGCCCGGCCACGTCCTCAACACAGGGTTTAACTACACCTTTCACAGAGAAGACGAGAAATATTTTTTTGATAATATTTTACCCACCTTTACCGGAAAGGATGCTTTTAAGCTGATCTCAGATGAACATGTTGCCGACTTCAACATAGATTATATCAAACCTCTGAAATACGGTCGTTTTGAAGGTGGCTTTAAATTTCGCCGCAGGGGAATTCCCACGAATATGCAATTCATTCCCGGGATAAATTCACCGCTTGACACGACAGCCGGTGGGTGGGCAACGTACAATGAAACGATTCCCGCCCTGTATGGAAACTATATCTTCGAAAATCAGAAGGTGGAGGCAGAAGTCGGGCTGCGGCTGGAATATGTCGGGCTGCAATACGATGTAAACCCCGATCACAGCACCTACAAAAGTGATGGTTATAATTATACCCAGCCCTTCCCCAACGTGCGGCTGGCATATAAAATTGATGACCATAACAAGCTTTCATTATTTTACAACCGGAGAGTTGACCGGCCCAATGAAGTTGATATTCGTATTTTTCCAAAATACGACGATGCGGAGATTATCAAAGTGGGAAACCCCGCGCTTAGCCCTCAGTTCACCCATTCCTTCGAGTTGGGCTACAAGACCGGCTGGGAGAGTGGGTATTTTTATGCAGCTGCATTTCATCGGTTTACGGATGGGACCATTACACGAATCGCCAGCACAGTCCCCGGTAGCAATCTGATCTACGCCATTTTCCAGAATGCCGGCCGGAGTTACAATACCGGGGTAGAAATGGTGCTGGCCCAGGACGTCGCACCGTGGTATTCATTTAACCTCAACCTGACGGCATATCGCAACCAGATTGATGCATTTACGGTAGAGAATTTATACCCCGCACCGAATACCTTCACAGCAGAAAAGCAGGAAATTATTTCAGGAAATGCCAAGCTGAACAATATCCTTCATCTACCCGGACGAGTAGATTTACAGATTTCGGCAGTATATCTGGCGCCTGATCTTATCCCGCAGGGAAAAATTGATGCGAGATTTTCGCTGGATGCAGGGATCAAAAAATCCTTGCAGAAAGGAAAAAGCGAGTTTATCCTCAATGCCACCGATCTGCTCAATACAATGGTTGTGCGAAAGGAAATTCAGGGGGCAGGGTTTTCGTACATCAGCAGCGACTATTATGAGACGCAGGTAATTCGAATTGGGTATAATGTTAAGTTTTAG
- a CDS encoding methyltransferase domain-containing protein yields the protein MNLISDFMDDRFVLQQFPRASAYHPEWIISGASGGANSLWLTEWLTEVLDLKPGMRVLDLGCGRGCSSIFLHREFGVQVWATDLWFNATEKLQRIRDADAENGVFPIHADARSLPFADGFFDVIISIDSFIYYGTDDLYLNYIARFLKPGGILAIAGSGLTREIEGAVPKHLQEWWTADLGCLHSDKWWQRHWEKAGILKIEIADVMHEGWKRWRDWIQAIAPENHLEIHALEGDHGQYLGYVRSVGRLKEGIQFEEPIVSVPIQYEPKPLLRNSV from the coding sequence GTGAACCTTATTTCTGACTTTATGGATGATCGTTTTGTATTGCAACAGTTTCCACGCGCTTCCGCATATCACCCAGAGTGGATTATTTCCGGAGCCAGTGGTGGCGCAAATTCCCTTTGGCTGACTGAATGGTTGACAGAAGTACTTGATCTTAAGCCAGGAATGCGTGTCCTCGATCTTGGCTGCGGCAGGGGATGTTCATCGATCTTTCTTCACCGTGAGTTTGGGGTACAGGTTTGGGCCACAGACCTTTGGTTTAATGCCACAGAAAAGCTACAGCGAATACGGGATGCAGATGCTGAGAATGGCGTATTTCCGATTCATGCAGATGCCAGGTCTCTGCCTTTCGCAGATGGCTTCTTTGATGTAATTATTAGTATTGATTCGTTTATTTATTACGGGACAGATGACCTGTATCTGAACTATATAGCGCGGTTTTTAAAGCCAGGGGGCATATTGGCAATTGCCGGTTCAGGTTTGACAAGAGAAATAGAAGGCGCTGTTCCCAAACATCTTCAAGAATGGTGGACGGCAGATTTGGGTTGTCTGCATTCAGATAAATGGTGGCAGCGACATTGGGAAAAGGCAGGAATATTGAAAATAGAAATAGCAGATGTCATGCATGAGGGGTGGAAACGATGGCGGGACTGGATACAAGCGATCGCACCGGAAAATCATCTGGAGATTCATGCACTGGAAGGAGATCACGGACAATATCTTGGATACGTCAGATCTGTGGGCCGGCTAAAAGAAGGTATTCAGTTTGAAGAGCCGATTGTATCGGTTCCTATACAATACGAACCCAAACCACTACTCAGAAACTCAGTGTAA
- a CDS encoding GntP family permease: MDPIFIVLTGIAVTLFCIIVLRLHALVSLLFAALVTGLITTPAQIYDYAIHNGLSGAASQTLSQKLIGTRLADAFGNTVGKIGILIALASIIGTALMKSGGAERIIRSLLTLTGKKNTSLAFLTGSFTLGIPVFFDTVFYLMIPLVKSISVRNPKKFSLYLMSVMAGGVMAHSLVPPTPGPLFVAKELGVDIGVMMIGGIVVGAFTVICGYLYALWANRKWELPMRDTPDISIRELKENAEVNAQDLPTLWLSLLPVLLPVLLITGKTFLEMMVDPKDPATSEVQQNLLAACKLFGDSNIALFISAIVAMYLLWSKTKAVKPFEKHITESLYSAGMIILITAAGGTFGQMLQQTGIGVRIADFASGFQTAILPLAFFITLVIRTAQGSATVAMVTAIGIMSGFQGAEGLGFHPVYLALVIGCGSKIFPWMNDSGFWIVTKMSGMEEKESIRFFSYLLTVMGFSGLIITMILSLIFPFA, encoded by the coding sequence ATGGATCCCATATTTATTGTCCTGACCGGAATAGCTGTAACGCTTTTCTGCATCATTGTTTTACGGCTTCATGCGCTGGTCTCATTATTGTTTGCGGCTCTGGTTACAGGACTGATCACTACTCCTGCGCAGATATATGATTATGCGATTCATAATGGCCTTTCCGGGGCGGCTTCCCAAACCCTGTCTCAAAAACTGATCGGAACCAGGCTTGCCGATGCCTTTGGAAATACAGTCGGGAAAATAGGCATTCTGATCGCGCTTGCCTCTATTATCGGAACGGCGCTGATGAAAAGCGGAGGCGCGGAGCGAATCATTCGAAGTCTGTTAACGCTTACAGGCAAAAAAAATACGTCTCTGGCGTTTCTTACAGGGAGTTTTACTCTGGGGATTCCCGTATTCTTTGATACGGTTTTTTATCTGATGATTCCGCTGGTAAAGTCAATCAGTGTTCGCAATCCAAAGAAATTTAGTCTCTACCTGATGTCCGTAATGGCCGGAGGGGTAATGGCACATTCGCTGGTTCCTCCGACGCCAGGGCCGCTGTTTGTCGCAAAAGAACTGGGGGTTGACATCGGTGTAATGATGATCGGGGGAATCGTCGTGGGCGCTTTTACCGTCATTTGTGGCTATTTGTATGCTTTGTGGGCAAATCGAAAATGGGAGCTGCCCATGCGGGATACGCCGGACATCAGTATCAGAGAATTAAAGGAAAACGCAGAAGTAAACGCACAGGATTTGCCGACCTTGTGGCTTTCTCTTTTGCCGGTTTTGTTGCCGGTTTTGCTGATTACGGGTAAAACCTTTCTGGAAATGATGGTTGACCCGAAAGACCCTGCGACCAGTGAAGTTCAGCAAAATCTGTTGGCCGCATGTAAACTTTTTGGCGACAGCAATATTGCGCTGTTTATTTCTGCGATTGTGGCGATGTATTTACTTTGGAGCAAAACCAAAGCGGTAAAACCATTTGAAAAACATATTACCGAATCGCTATACAGTGCAGGGATGATTATTTTGATCACTGCTGCGGGCGGCACGTTTGGGCAAATGCTGCAGCAAACAGGTATTGGCGTCAGAATTGCCGATTTTGCCAGTGGCTTTCAGACCGCCATTTTACCCCTGGCGTTTTTTATTACGCTGGTGATCCGTACAGCGCAGGGTTCGGCGACAGTTGCGATGGTGACAGCGATTGGTATTATGAGCGGATTTCAGGGGGCAGAAGGGCTGGGCTTTCATCCGGTGTATCTGGCACTGGTAATTGGCTGCGGCTCGAAAATATTTCCCTGGATGAATGACAGCGGGTTCTGGATTGTTACCAAAATGTCAGGAATGGAGGAAAAGGAATCGATCCGTTTTTTTTCCTATTTATTGACGGTAATGGGTTTCTCCGGACTGATCATTACCATGATTTTATCTCTCATCTTCCCATTTGCCTGA
- the garD gene encoding galactarate dehydratase translates to MTDPFEQTIVCTSPLDNVGIICHPQGLKKGIHVGKDVILVQDIPMGHKVALSDIAEGKPIVRYGQEIGFANTDIAKGAWVDERKIVLPQPPDLLNIPLKVSAVLPSEPLSGYTFQGYRNADGTVGTKNLLGITTSVQCVAGITQFISQKIEKELLPLFPNVDGVVALNHSYGCGIAIDAPAAMIPVRTIRNLAQNPNFGGEIMIIGLGCEKLRPERLLPETDHKDAHSILYLQDEAFSGFEEMVQGIMEMAESHLKKLNARQRETCPASDLVVGMQCGGSDAFSGITGNPVAGFAADLIVRAGGTVMFSEVTEVRDAVHLLVPRAVTPEVGQALLDEMKWYDDYLSDGGADRSANPSPGNKRGGLSNVVEKALGSVVKSGTSPIVDVVSPGDKVRKKGLNFVATPASDFVCGTLQLAAGMNVHIFITGRGTPYGLTMVPVIKVSSNSALSNRWFDLIDFDAGPVAFGTKTIEKMGWELFAMILDVASGKQKVAADRLGIHNDLVLFNPGPLT, encoded by the coding sequence ATGACCGACCCTTTTGAACAAACCATCGTCTGCACTTCTCCACTGGATAATGTGGGTATTATTTGCCATCCTCAGGGCCTGAAAAAAGGGATACATGTAGGGAAAGATGTGATATTAGTACAAGATATACCGATGGGGCATAAAGTGGCGCTGAGCGATATAGCAGAAGGCAAACCCATTGTGCGATATGGGCAGGAAATCGGTTTTGCCAATACCGATATCGCCAAAGGTGCCTGGGTTGACGAGCGAAAAATTGTGTTGCCACAGCCGCCTGATTTGCTGAATATTCCCCTCAAAGTATCTGCCGTACTGCCTTCAGAGCCCTTAAGCGGTTATACCTTTCAGGGCTATCGCAATGCAGACGGTACAGTGGGAACCAAAAATCTGCTCGGCATTACCACAAGTGTTCAATGTGTAGCGGGTATAACCCAGTTTATTTCCCAAAAGATCGAAAAGGAATTGCTTCCCCTTTTTCCCAATGTTGACGGAGTTGTTGCGCTCAACCATAGTTACGGGTGTGGAATAGCCATAGATGCGCCTGCCGCAATGATTCCTGTCCGGACAATCAGAAACCTCGCCCAGAATCCCAATTTTGGCGGTGAAATTATGATTATCGGCCTGGGCTGTGAAAAACTGCGGCCCGAAAGATTGTTGCCTGAAACCGATCATAAAGATGCACATTCCATTCTCTACCTGCAGGATGAAGCTTTTTCCGGATTCGAAGAAATGGTGCAAGGGATCATGGAAATGGCCGAAAGCCATCTGAAGAAACTCAACGCACGGCAAAGGGAAACCTGCCCGGCATCTGATCTGGTGGTGGGGATGCAGTGTGGCGGGAGTGATGCTTTTTCGGGTATAACCGGCAATCCGGTGGCAGGTTTTGCGGCAGATTTAATCGTACGGGCAGGCGGTACAGTCATGTTTTCGGAGGTTACAGAAGTCCGGGATGCTGTGCATTTACTGGTGCCCCGGGCGGTTACCCCAGAAGTAGGGCAGGCACTTCTCGATGAGATGAAGTGGTATGACGATTATCTTTCAGACGGCGGAGCAGACCGGAGTGCAAACCCATCACCCGGAAACAAGCGGGGCGGGTTGAGCAATGTCGTCGAAAAAGCATTGGGTTCGGTGGTCAAATCGGGAACAAGTCCCATCGTGGATGTGGTCAGCCCGGGCGATAAGGTGCGCAAAAAAGGTTTGAATTTTGTAGCGACACCTGCGAGTGATTTTGTTTGCGGCACACTGCAACTGGCGGCGGGAATGAATGTCCATATATTTATCACCGGTCGTGGTACACCCTACGGACTTACAATGGTGCCTGTGATTAAGGTTAGCTCCAATTCTGCGCTGAGCAACCGCTGGTTTGATCTGATAGATTTTGATGCAGGACCTGTAGCATTTGGCACAAAAACTATAGAAAAAATGGGCTGGGAATTGTTTGCGATGATACTGGATGTGGCAAGCGGAAAACAGAAAGTCGCCGCTGACCGTCTGGGAATCCACAATGATCTGGTATTATTTAACCCGGGACCGTTGACGTAG
- the pseC gene encoding UDP-4-amino-4,6-dideoxy-N-acetyl-beta-L-altrosamine transaminase has translation MAIPYGRQHITEEDIAVVAETLRSDYLTGGPRIAQFEETFARYIGSKYAVAVANGTAALHLSAMSLGVKPGHKVITTPNTFSASANCVLYCGGEIDFADIDPQTLLLDPNLVEDKLRQVPKGSYQGIIPVDFAGMPVNMEDFRTLADRYDCWLLEDACHAPGGFFVDTQGNQQFCGNGTFAELAIFSFHPVKHIASGEGGMITTNNEAHYQQLLRLRTHGITRERHLLAEDHGGWYYEMLELGYNYRLSDIQAALGWSQLKRAKEGLARRRELASRYDEAFAGTALQSPLPHPGHAYHLYVVQINDRKGLYEHLRKKGIYAQVHYIPVHYQPYYQQLGWKKGDFPHTEAYYERCLSLPLYPTLTDEEQQFVVESVQEFV, from the coding sequence ATGGCGATACCTTATGGCAGACAACATATAACGGAAGAAGATATAGCCGTTGTGGCAGAAACCCTTCGCTCTGACTACCTCACCGGCGGCCCGCGGATTGCGCAGTTTGAGGAAACATTTGCCCGCTATATCGGCTCGAAGTATGCCGTAGCTGTTGCCAATGGTACCGCAGCACTCCACCTCTCGGCGATGAGTCTGGGCGTAAAACCCGGGCATAAAGTCATCACCACCCCCAATACTTTTTCCGCTTCGGCAAACTGCGTGCTGTATTGCGGAGGAGAAATTGATTTTGCCGACATCGATCCGCAAACCTTATTGCTCGATCCCAATCTTGTCGAAGACAAGTTGCGCCAGGTGCCAAAAGGCAGTTACCAGGGCATTATTCCCGTTGACTTTGCGGGTATGCCCGTCAATATGGAAGATTTCCGCACATTGGCAGACCGATACGACTGCTGGCTGCTCGAAGACGCCTGCCATGCCCCCGGCGGGTTTTTCGTTGATACACAGGGCAACCAACAGTTTTGCGGAAACGGTACATTCGCCGAGCTGGCGATATTTTCCTTTCACCCCGTGAAACACATTGCCAGCGGAGAAGGCGGCATGATCACCACCAACAACGAAGCCCATTACCAGCAATTGCTTCGGCTTAGAACTCACGGCATCACCCGAGAGCGGCATCTGCTTGCGGAAGATCACGGCGGCTGGTATTATGAAATGCTGGAGTTGGGATACAACTACCGGTTGAGCGACATACAGGCAGCATTGGGATGGTCGCAGTTGAAGCGGGCGAAAGAAGGCCTGGCCCGGCGGCGTGAGCTGGCGAGTCGGTACGACGAAGCATTTGCGGGTACAGCCTTACAGTCTCCCCTGCCCCACCCCGGACATGCCTATCACCTGTATGTAGTGCAGATAAATGACCGGAAAGGTCTTTACGAACATTTGCGCAAAAAGGGCATATATGCACAGGTACACTATATTCCGGTGCATTATCAACCTTATTATCAGCAACTCGGCTGGAAGAAAGGCGATTTCCCTCATACAGAAGCCTATTATGAGCGTTGCCTGAGTTTGCCTTTATACCCGACCCTGACAGATGAAGAACAGCAATTTGTCGTGGAAAGTGTTCAGGAGTTTGTTTGA